In Halapricum desulfuricans, a single window of DNA contains:
- a CDS encoding helix-turn-helix transcriptional regulator, with translation MPSAKSSFEFEGEKALETAKTVLSNYEIEGKVERISVEIEENSTEDEVGNGQSSSGSDDRELKQIRPDTNHHMVLTAVKELQGAGETPVSAKDIHKHIGSDKIKEGSVYASLNDLYNRRLVERERIKRDGTHKNVYEMTGYGDEEIKRLGGY, from the coding sequence ATGCCGAGTGCTAAAAGCTCATTTGAGTTTGAAGGTGAGAAGGCTCTTGAAACAGCCAAAACCGTACTGAGTAACTACGAAATCGAGGGGAAGGTAGAACGAATCTCAGTCGAAATCGAAGAGAACTCTACGGAGGACGAAGTGGGAAACGGACAATCTTCGAGTGGCAGTGACGACCGAGAGCTAAAGCAAATTCGTCCAGACACGAACCATCACATGGTTCTTACGGCAGTTAAAGAACTACAAGGCGCGGGGGAAACCCCTGTTAGCGCCAAGGATATTCACAAACACATCGGTTCGGACAAAATCAAGGAAGGTTCGGTATATGCGTCTCTAAACGACTTGTATAATCGAAGACTGGTTGAACGCGAGCGGATCAAACGAGATGGTACACATAAGAACGTATATGAGATGACAGGCTACGGTGATGAAGAGATTAAGCGACTCGGAGGATACTAA
- a CDS encoding pyridoxal phosphate-dependent aminotransferase has protein sequence MTDFSRRVEQVSISGIREVFEAASEDAINLGLGQPDFPTPDHARQAAVEAIQAGEADGYTSNKGTRELRAAISAKHARDNDLEVDPEDVIATAGGSEALHIALEAHVDAGEEVIFPDPGFVSYDALTRLAGGTPNPVRLREDLTLDPETVEEAITDDTAAFVVNSPANPTGAVQSPADMREFARIADEHDVLCITDEVYEHIVFEGEHRSPLEFSEEGNVVLINACSKTYSMTGWRLGWVTGPTDRIERMLRVHQYVQACASAPAQYAAEAALSGPQDAVEEMVAAFERRRDVLLDGLDDMGLTYPTPKGAFYAMPRVPDGWVEEVLARGVVVVPGDAFGQHGDGYARISYATGIEQLKEAIEIMDAATRAVR, from the coding sequence ATGACCGACTTCTCACGGCGAGTCGAACAGGTATCGATCTCGGGGATCCGCGAGGTGTTCGAGGCCGCAAGCGAGGACGCGATCAACCTCGGACTCGGCCAGCCGGACTTCCCGACGCCCGACCACGCCCGTCAGGCCGCTGTCGAAGCGATTCAGGCCGGCGAGGCCGACGGCTACACTTCGAACAAGGGAACCCGCGAACTCCGGGCGGCGATCAGCGCGAAACACGCCCGGGACAACGACCTCGAGGTCGATCCCGAGGACGTGATCGCGACCGCCGGCGGGAGCGAGGCGCTGCACATCGCGCTGGAGGCCCACGTCGACGCCGGCGAGGAAGTGATTTTCCCGGATCCGGGCTTCGTCTCCTACGACGCGCTGACTCGACTCGCCGGCGGGACGCCGAATCCCGTTCGGCTGCGGGAGGATCTGACGCTCGATCCCGAAACGGTCGAGGAGGCGATCACCGACGACACGGCCGCGTTCGTGGTCAACAGTCCCGCCAACCCGACGGGCGCGGTCCAGTCGCCCGCGGACATGCGGGAGTTCGCCCGGATAGCCGACGAGCACGACGTGCTCTGTATCACCGACGAGGTGTACGAACACATCGTCTTCGAGGGCGAGCACCGCTCGCCGCTGGAGTTCTCCGAAGAGGGCAACGTCGTGTTGATCAACGCCTGCTCGAAGACCTACTCGATGACCGGGTGGCGACTCGGCTGGGTGACCGGGCCGACCGACCGGATTGAGCGGATGTTGCGCGTCCACCAGTACGTTCAGGCCTGTGCCAGCGCGCCCGCCCAGTACGCCGCGGAAGCCGCCCTTTCGGGCCCACAGGACGCTGTCGAGGAGATGGTCGCGGCCTTCGAGCGACGACGGGACGTCCTGCTCGATGGGCTTGACGACATGGGACTAACGTATCCGACCCCGAAAGGCGCGTTCTACGCGATGCCGAGAGTCCCCGACGGCTGGGTCGAGGAAGTGCTCGCCCGCGGGGTCGTAGTCGTGCCCGGCGACGCCTTCGGCCAGCACGGCGACGGGTACGCCCGCATCTCGTACGCGACCGGTATCGAGCAGCTCAAAGAGGCGATCGAGATCATGGACGCCGCGACGCGGGCCGTGCGATAG
- a CDS encoding SHOCT domain-containing protein, translating into MNERSALSRARENLTEIVSVLVTGIWLAAMFTGQNWWLPFMLVGYVVIVPLTALLFGDEDDISEWWDDEVETTAQSHTDEQLDALETLRERYARGELTDEQFERKVERLLETETLEDAEDRSRVTSETGDARERERA; encoded by the coding sequence ATGAACGAGCGCTCGGCGCTGAGTCGTGCCCGGGAGAACCTCACGGAAATCGTCTCCGTGCTCGTCACGGGAATCTGGCTCGCCGCGATGTTCACCGGACAGAATTGGTGGCTCCCCTTCATGCTGGTCGGGTACGTCGTGATCGTCCCGCTGACGGCGCTTCTGTTCGGCGACGAGGACGACATTTCGGAGTGGTGGGACGACGAGGTCGAGACGACGGCACAATCACACACTGACGAGCAACTCGACGCGCTGGAGACGCTTCGGGAGCGATACGCGCGCGGCGAACTCACTGACGAGCAGTTCGAGCGCAAGGTCGAGCGCCTGCTGGAAACGGAGACGCTCGAAGACGCCGAAGACCGGTCCCGGGTGACCTCGGAGACGGGAGACGCGCGCGAGCGGGAACGAGCGTAG
- the purL gene encoding phosphoribosylformylglycinamidine synthase subunit PurL, translating to MSLNDSDHKLVTEHLGREPTQAETALFENLWSEHCAYRSSRPLLGAFESDGENVIVPPGDDAGVVAIPSSGDGDTYIAMGIESHNHPSYVDPFDGAATGVGGIVRDILSMGAYPIALTDSLYFGDFEKEYPRYLFEGVVEGISHYGNSIGVPTVAGSVAFHDGYEGNPLVNVACVGLTDGDRLVTAEAQEPGNKLVLVGRETGRDGMGGASFASEDLAEDAETEDRPAVQVGDPYSEKLLIECNEQLIDEDLIESARDLGAAGLGGASSELVAKGGLGGDIELDRVHQREPGMNGTEILLSESQERMVYEVEPGNVDRVAEIAERYDLQASVIGETTDDGIYHCTFEGETVVEADAEFLGEGAPMHDLDHAEPDQPERDLPEFDLEAAFETVVGSPNTASKRWVYRQYDHEVQVRTATPPGDDAAVMAIREAETGLAISAGADPNWTTAAPYDGARAVGLENATNLAAKGATPLAAVDCLNGGNPEKPDVYGGFKAIVDGLADVCSTLSTPVVGGNVSLYNDSVEGPIPPTPTLTMVGTKDGYDAPPMALSGEGTLLLVGGTDDGPALGGSELLARSGGSDRFPELPGNAAELIETIAAVADFESTLSTHDVSHGGLAVALAEMLTDDAGADVTVENSLAPFDEQPGRVVVETTDPDAVREAFDGVAPVEKLGAATADGTLSIEAGDASLTVDASEVAELRAVIEDEL from the coding sequence ATGAGTCTCAACGACTCGGATCACAAGCTCGTGACCGAGCACCTCGGGCGCGAGCCGACACAGGCCGAAACAGCCCTGTTCGAAAACCTCTGGAGCGAACACTGTGCGTATCGCTCCTCGCGCCCGCTACTCGGTGCGTTCGAGAGCGATGGCGAGAACGTGATCGTCCCGCCCGGTGACGACGCCGGTGTCGTGGCCATACCGTCGTCCGGGGACGGGGACACCTACATCGCGATGGGCATCGAGAGTCACAACCACCCCAGTTACGTCGATCCGTTCGACGGCGCGGCGACGGGCGTCGGCGGCATCGTCCGGGACATCCTCTCGATGGGGGCGTACCCGATCGCACTGACCGACAGCCTCTACTTCGGGGATTTCGAGAAGGAGTACCCCCGCTATCTCTTCGAGGGGGTCGTCGAGGGGATCTCCCATTACGGCAACAGCATCGGCGTTCCCACGGTCGCCGGGAGCGTCGCCTTCCACGACGGCTACGAGGGGAACCCGCTGGTCAACGTCGCCTGCGTCGGGCTGACCGACGGTGACCGCCTCGTCACTGCGGAGGCGCAGGAACCGGGCAACAAGCTCGTCCTCGTCGGCCGAGAGACCGGCCGAGACGGCATGGGCGGCGCCTCCTTCGCCAGCGAGGACCTCGCAGAGGACGCCGAGACCGAGGACCGTCCCGCGGTCCAGGTCGGCGACCCCTACAGCGAGAAACTGCTGATCGAGTGCAACGAGCAGTTGATAGACGAGGACCTGATCGAGTCGGCCCGCGACCTCGGCGCGGCCGGGCTGGGCGGGGCGTCCTCGGAACTGGTCGCGAAAGGCGGGCTCGGCGGGGATATCGAACTGGATCGCGTCCACCAGCGTGAACCCGGCATGAACGGGACCGAGATCCTGCTTTCGGAGTCCCAGGAGCGGATGGTCTACGAGGTCGAGCCCGGAAACGTCGATCGGGTGGCCGAGATCGCCGAGCGCTACGATCTGCAGGCCTCGGTCATCGGCGAGACGACCGACGACGGGATCTACCACTGCACCTTCGAGGGCGAGACGGTCGTCGAAGCCGACGCCGAGTTCCTCGGCGAGGGCGCGCCGATGCACGATCTCGATCACGCCGAACCCGACCAGCCCGAACGCGACCTGCCGGAGTTCGACCTCGAGGCGGCCTTCGAGACGGTCGTCGGGTCGCCCAACACCGCGAGCAAGCGCTGGGTCTACCGACAGTACGACCACGAGGTGCAGGTCCGGACGGCCACGCCGCCGGGCGACGACGCGGCAGTGATGGCGATCCGCGAGGCCGAGACGGGGCTGGCGATCTCGGCCGGTGCGGACCCCAACTGGACGACTGCGGCACCGTACGACGGGGCCCGCGCGGTCGGACTGGAGAACGCGACGAACCTCGCTGCCAAGGGAGCGACGCCGCTGGCCGCGGTCGACTGTCTCAACGGCGGCAACCCGGAGAAACCGGACGTCTACGGCGGGTTCAAGGCGATCGTCGACGGACTGGCCGACGTCTGCTCGACGCTTTCGACGCCGGTCGTCGGCGGCAACGTCTCGCTGTACAACGACTCCGTCGAGGGGCCGATCCCGCCGACGCCGACGCTGACGATGGTCGGGACGAAAGACGGCTACGACGCCCCGCCGATGGCGCTGTCCGGCGAGGGGACGCTCCTGCTCGTCGGCGGGACCGACGACGGGCCGGCCCTCGGCGGCTCGGAGCTGCTCGCCCGGTCGGGCGGGAGCGATCGCTTCCCGGAACTCCCCGGGAACGCGGCCGAGTTGATCGAGACGATCGCCGCGGTCGCGGACTTCGAGAGCACGCTGTCGACTCACGACGTCAGCCACGGCGGGCTGGCGGTCGCGCTCGCGGAGATGCTCACTGACGACGCCGGTGCGGACGTGACCGTCGAGAACTCGCTAGCGCCCTTCGACGAACAGCCCGGCCGCGTCGTCGTCGAGACGACCGACCCCGACGCCGTGCGCGAGGCGTTCGACGGCGTCGCCCCCGTCGAGAAACTGGGTGCGGCGACTGCCGATGGAACACTCTCGATCGAGGCCGGCGACGCGTCGCTGACCGTCGACGCGTCTGAGGTGGCCGAACTGCGCGCGGTCATCGAGGACGAACTGTAG
- a CDS encoding ubiquitin-like small modifier protein 1, whose protein sequence is MEITLRFFASFREAVGQKTLVREYDDVSTVGGALEAITAEYPDLDLYDDGALREYVTVMRDGRDVTHIDGLDTELAGGEALSLFPPVAGG, encoded by the coding sequence ATGGAGATCACGCTGCGGTTTTTCGCCAGCTTCCGCGAGGCGGTGGGTCAGAAGACGCTCGTCCGGGAGTACGACGACGTCTCGACCGTCGGCGGCGCGCTCGAAGCGATCACCGCGGAGTACCCCGACCTCGACCTCTACGACGACGGCGCGCTCCGGGAGTACGTCACCGTCATGCGAGACGGGAGAGACGTGACTCACATCGACGGACTGGACACGGAACTGGCAGGTGGCGAGGCGCTGAGTCTGTTCCCGCCGGTCGCCGGCGGATAG
- a CDS encoding aldehyde ferredoxin oxidoreductase family protein produces the protein MTELGGYRDRVARIDLGSGDIGYEGIDDEDAKKYIGGRGLGVKYVFEQGPDVDPLGPENLLAFMNGPLTGTQATMSGRMAVVTKSPLTNTVTDSHHGGWSAARLKWAGFDALLFEGQADEPVYAYVEDGEVELRDASHLWGKTTHEARELIEDELDGEYGKSLSFMGIGPGGENEVRFGCIINEDDRASGRGGTGAVMGSKNLKAVVVKSGTDMPKPADEETFAEGHQQAMKVIQESDVTAPNEGGLSVYGTNVLTNLTEEMDGLPTRNGRYTSTSAERDDDPSEPNIDAENTSGEWVRENILVDEPTCHSCPVACKKEVEVETELGGETQNVRMESLEYEPAFTFGSNSMNDDAEVTAVLIDRCNKYGIDAIESGNMLAMAMEMTEKGQVEDGIDWGDHDAMYEMLRKIAEREGELADALAEGAAGAAERFDAEDSRLDVKNQTIPAYDPRSMKGMAIGYATSNRGACHLRGYTPAAEILGIPEAVDPADPEGKGELQVTFQDLHAISDSFDICKFNAFAEGIEEYVLQYNGMTGRDVSEEDLIETGKRIYTLERYYNNLVGFDGDDDSLPDRFIEGSEDAIPGMGAAEGQLAELDQLKDEYYEARQWVDGVVPDERLDELDITIGPGTGVSAGVSADD, from the coding sequence ATGACGGAACTCGGCGGCTACCGCGATCGGGTCGCGCGGATCGACCTCGGGAGCGGTGACATCGGCTACGAGGGCATCGACGACGAGGACGCCAAGAAGTACATCGGGGGACGAGGTCTCGGGGTCAAGTACGTCTTCGAGCAGGGTCCGGACGTGGACCCGCTCGGCCCCGAGAACCTGCTGGCGTTCATGAACGGCCCGCTGACGGGCACACAGGCGACGATGAGCGGCCGGATGGCCGTCGTCACCAAATCACCGCTGACTAACACGGTGACCGACTCCCATCACGGCGGCTGGTCGGCCGCCCGACTCAAGTGGGCCGGTTTCGACGCGCTGCTGTTCGAGGGACAGGCCGACGAACCGGTCTACGCCTACGTCGAGGACGGCGAGGTCGAACTGCGAGACGCCTCGCACCTGTGGGGCAAGACCACTCACGAGGCCCGCGAGCTTATCGAGGACGAACTCGACGGCGAGTACGGCAAGAGCCTGAGCTTCATGGGGATCGGCCCCGGCGGCGAGAACGAGGTCCGGTTCGGCTGTATCATCAACGAGGACGACCGCGCGTCCGGCCGCGGCGGGACGGGCGCGGTCATGGGCTCGAAGAACCTCAAAGCGGTCGTCGTCAAGTCGGGCACCGACATGCCGAAGCCGGCGGACGAAGAGACGTTCGCGGAGGGCCACCAACAGGCCATGAAGGTCATCCAGGAATCGGACGTGACCGCCCCCAACGAGGGCGGCCTGTCGGTGTACGGCACGAACGTCCTGACGAATCTGACCGAGGAGATGGACGGCCTGCCCACTCGCAACGGGCGATACACTTCGACGTCCGCGGAACGCGATGACGACCCGAGCGAGCCGAACATCGACGCCGAGAACACCTCCGGGGAGTGGGTCCGGGAGAACATCCTCGTCGACGAGCCGACCTGTCACTCCTGTCCGGTCGCCTGCAAGAAGGAAGTCGAAGTCGAGACGGAACTCGGCGGCGAGACACAGAACGTCCGGATGGAGTCGCTGGAGTACGAGCCGGCTTTCACCTTCGGGTCGAACTCGATGAACGACGACGCCGAAGTGACCGCGGTCCTGATCGACCGCTGTAACAAGTACGGCATCGACGCCATCGAGTCGGGCAACATGCTCGCGATGGCCATGGAGATGACCGAGAAGGGGCAGGTCGAGGACGGCATCGACTGGGGCGATCACGACGCCATGTACGAGATGCTGCGCAAGATCGCCGAGCGCGAGGGCGAGCTCGCCGACGCCCTGGCGGAGGGCGCGGCCGGCGCGGCCGAGCGCTTTGACGCCGAGGACTCCCGGCTGGACGTGAAAAACCAGACCATCCCCGCCTACGACCCGCGTTCGATGAAGGGCATGGCCATCGGCTACGCCACCTCGAACCGTGGCGCGTGTCACCTCCGGGGGTACACGCCCGCGGCCGAGATCCTCGGCATTCCGGAGGCCGTCGACCCCGCCGATCCCGAGGGCAAGGGCGAACTGCAGGTCACCTTCCAGGACCTGCATGCCATCTCCGATTCGTTCGACATCTGCAAGTTCAACGCCTTCGCGGAGGGCATCGAGGAGTACGTGTTGCAGTACAACGGGATGACCGGTCGTGACGTGAGCGAGGAGGACCTCATCGAGACCGGCAAGCGCATCTACACGCTCGAACGCTACTACAACAACCTCGTGGGCTTCGACGGCGACGACGACTCGCTACCGGACCGGTTCATCGAAGGAAGCGAGGACGCCATCCCCGGCATGGGTGCCGCGGAGGGCCAGCTCGCGGAACTCGACCAGCTCAAAGACGAGTACTACGAGGCACGTCAGTGGGTCGACGGCGTCGTGCCTGACGAGCGCCTTGACGAACTCGACATCACCATCGGTCCGGGGACCGGCGTCTCCGCCGGTGTTTCGGCCGACGACTGA
- a CDS encoding ABC transporter ATP-binding protein → MVRAIDRSQPQTGTATLWATDLAQSYGNETVFRDLSLAIGSGEVVAVIGPSGVGKSTLLRMLALALEPDAGTVTFDGTEAWRVGTSERLSLRRRIGMVFQEASLFDASVARNVEYGLRVRRSWSERVRAEVQSILGFNGTAEAVHEALGVVELRDKTDQQAESLSGGEAQRVSFARALAYDPDVLLLDEPTSDLDPRNTAVIEEAIAEARNRGIGVVVATHDMHQAERVADRVAVLLGETITEVGPTETIFEDPSDPRTRKFIAGELVY, encoded by the coding sequence ATGGTCCGGGCGATCGACCGTTCACAGCCGCAAACGGGCACGGCAACGCTCTGGGCGACAGACCTCGCCCAGTCCTACGGGAACGAAACGGTGTTTCGCGACCTCTCACTCGCCATCGGCAGTGGCGAGGTCGTCGCTGTCATCGGGCCCTCCGGCGTCGGCAAGTCGACGCTGCTGCGGATGCTCGCGCTCGCGCTTGAGCCGGACGCCGGGACTGTCACCTTCGACGGGACCGAGGCCTGGCGCGTCGGCACGTCCGAACGGCTCTCGCTGCGCCGGCGCATCGGGATGGTCTTTCAGGAGGCGTCCCTGTTCGACGCCTCGGTCGCCCGCAACGTCGAGTACGGACTTCGAGTCCGCCGGTCCTGGTCCGAACGGGTCCGTGCTGAAGTGCAGTCGATACTCGGCTTCAACGGGACCGCCGAGGCCGTCCACGAAGCGCTCGGCGTCGTCGAGTTACGGGACAAGACCGACCAGCAGGCGGAGTCGCTCTCGGGCGGCGAGGCCCAGCGCGTCTCCTTCGCCCGCGCGCTGGCGTACGACCCCGACGTGCTGTTGCTCGACGAACCGACCTCCGACCTCGATCCGCGAAACACCGCCGTCATCGAGGAGGCGATCGCCGAGGCGCGAAACCGAGGTATCGGCGTCGTCGTGGCCACCCACGACATGCATCAGGCCGAGCGCGTCGCCGACCGGGTGGCGGTCCTGCTCGGCGAGACGATCACCGAGGTCGGCCCGACGGAGACGATCTTCGAGGACCCATCGGATCCGCGCACCCGGAAGTTTATCGCAGGAGAGCTGGTCTACTGA
- a CDS encoding ABC transporter permease, producing MLLELLGYPLAAVFDLPFRDGYVWSIIYVSLYVSLTAVALSTLVSVPVAIVMGFSAFPGRQFVKSVINTGMGFPSVVVGLAVLFLVSNQGPLGSLELIFTKEAMIISQFVLATPPITAISLAAITGVNDRVRDAAHVLGGTRLDVALVVLKEARYGIATAILAGFGRAISEVGSVLIVGGNITGADGISKTRTLTTAIQLEARQGKYETAMVLGAILLALVLVINAVVVRLGDQGVR from the coding sequence GTGTTACTGGAACTGCTCGGATACCCGCTGGCGGCCGTCTTCGATCTCCCGTTCAGAGACGGCTACGTCTGGAGCATCATCTACGTCTCGCTGTACGTGAGCCTCACCGCCGTCGCGTTGAGCACGCTGGTCAGCGTCCCGGTTGCGATCGTGATGGGGTTTTCTGCGTTCCCCGGCCGACAGTTCGTGAAGTCGGTGATCAACACCGGCATGGGCTTTCCCAGCGTGGTCGTCGGGCTGGCCGTGCTGTTCCTCGTCTCCAATCAGGGGCCGCTGGGATCGCTGGAGCTGATCTTCACCAAGGAAGCGATGATCATCTCGCAGTTCGTGCTCGCGACGCCGCCGATCACCGCGATCAGCCTCGCCGCTATCACCGGCGTGAACGATCGCGTTCGCGACGCCGCCCACGTCCTCGGCGGGACGCGTCTCGACGTGGCGCTGGTCGTTCTCAAGGAGGCGCGCTACGGGATCGCGACGGCGATCCTGGCCGGGTTCGGCCGCGCGATCAGCGAGGTCGGGTCCGTGCTGATCGTCGGCGGCAACATCACCGGCGCGGACGGGATCTCCAAGACCCGGACGCTGACGACCGCCATCCAGCTCGAGGCCCGGCAGGGGAAATACGAGACGGCGATGGTACTCGGGGCGATCCTGCTCGCGCTCGTGCTGGTGATCAACGCCGTCGTCGTCCGACTCGGCGATCAGGGGGTCCGATGA
- a CDS encoding substrate-binding domain-containing protein, giving the protein MAIQRREFVAGIGAGAVALTAGCAQLGGDGEADDDRPDVVGETLTLTTTTSTYDTGLLDAIHPDFEELYGVEVDPVAQGTGAALESARNGDSDVVMVHARGLEDEFMRNGYGVNRRDLMFNDFVIVGPEGDPAGIDGMGSATEALTAIAETGATFVSRGDNSGTHTKELNLWEAAGTEPGGDWYQETGSGMGEALNVANQQGAYTLSDRGTFLSRRADTDLVILVQGPIKDGPEILANPYGVMAVNPAIHDNANYDLAMAYIGWLTSPDAQDAIADHERNGEQLFYPEAISENPDFQQYVPEGWNSDSSGE; this is encoded by the coding sequence ATGGCGATACAACGACGGGAGTTCGTCGCGGGGATCGGTGCGGGGGCAGTCGCGCTCACGGCCGGGTGTGCACAGCTGGGGGGCGACGGTGAGGCGGACGACGACCGGCCGGACGTCGTCGGGGAAACGCTCACGCTCACGACGACAACGAGCACCTACGACACGGGGTTGCTCGATGCGATCCACCCCGACTTCGAGGAGCTGTACGGCGTCGAGGTCGACCCGGTCGCACAGGGGACGGGAGCCGCGCTCGAGTCGGCCCGCAACGGCGACTCCGACGTGGTGATGGTCCACGCACGGGGTCTCGAAGACGAGTTCATGCGCAACGGGTACGGCGTCAACCGTCGGGACCTCATGTTCAACGACTTCGTCATCGTCGGCCCGGAGGGCGATCCGGCGGGGATCGACGGGATGGGCTCGGCGACCGAGGCGCTTACCGCCATTGCCGAGACCGGGGCGACGTTCGTCTCGCGCGGGGACAACTCCGGCACCCACACTAAGGAGCTGAACCTCTGGGAGGCCGCCGGGACCGAACCCGGCGGGGACTGGTATCAGGAGACCGGGTCCGGGATGGGCGAGGCGCTGAACGTCGCCAACCAGCAGGGCGCGTACACCCTCTCGGACCGCGGGACCTTCCTCTCTCGGCGCGCGGATACCGACCTGGTCATCCTGGTGCAAGGCCCCATCAAGGACGGGCCGGAGATCCTCGCCAATCCCTACGGCGTCATGGCGGTCAATCCCGCGATCCACGATAACGCCAACTACGACCTCGCGATGGCCTACATCGGGTGGCTAACCAGTCCCGACGCCCAGGACGCGATCGCGGACCACGAGCGAAACGGCGAACAGCTGTTCTATCCCGAAGCGATCTCCGAGAACCCGGACTTCCAGCAGTACGTTCCCGAGGGGTGGAACAGCGACTCGTCCGGGGAGTGA
- a CDS encoding Tfx family DNA-binding protein encodes MDRETDPLDDTEYEADELVVTRRQAEVLALREQGLTQADIADRFGTSRANVANIEASARENAEKARNTVDFLERLRPLVELEIDAHTSLFDVPPMVYSACDEADIKVSSSAVDLVQTVRSEAGEAISGNVVTEPIRVLVTESGDVRVVRD; translated from the coding sequence ATGGACCGAGAGACCGACCCCCTTGACGACACCGAGTACGAGGCCGACGAGCTGGTGGTGACGCGCCGACAGGCCGAGGTGCTCGCGCTGCGGGAACAGGGGCTGACACAGGCCGACATCGCCGACCGCTTCGGGACGTCCCGTGCCAACGTCGCCAACATCGAGGCGAGCGCGCGCGAGAACGCCGAGAAGGCACGCAACACTGTCGACTTTCTGGAGCGGTTGCGCCCGCTCGTGGAGCTTGAGATCGACGCACATACGTCGCTGTTCGACGTCCCGCCGATGGTGTACTCGGCCTGCGACGAGGCCGACATCAAGGTGAGCAGTTCCGCCGTCGATCTGGTCCAGACGGTCCGCTCGGAGGCCGGCGAGGCGATCAGCGGCAACGTCGTCACCGAGCCGATCCGGGTGCTCGTCACCGAGAGCGGCGACGTTCGCGTGGTCCGCGACTAG
- a CDS encoding J domain-containing protein translates to MLDGLVTLPSWLVTGLVLGVASSVAIAGLFVAIVRLFPTRGPSQSSDTEARRRSEIRAYLDGIGERYVENHVVAGQSVAFYLPGRAVAITFDARVYFRLVGTDTTPVLVEHELPGVAIGPRLPFETPGSAPSPGSDSHPASEAFARLGLPAGAPLADVRDAYRQKVKEVHPDQGGDEAAFRRVREAYTTARQHATD, encoded by the coding sequence GTGCTAGACGGTCTCGTGACCCTACCCTCGTGGCTGGTCACCGGTCTCGTGCTTGGAGTCGCCAGTAGCGTCGCCATCGCGGGGCTGTTCGTCGCGATCGTTCGCCTGTTCCCCACCCGGGGACCCTCTCAGTCCAGCGACACGGAAGCGCGCCGTCGCTCGGAGATCCGGGCGTATCTGGACGGGATCGGCGAGCGCTACGTCGAGAACCACGTCGTCGCCGGTCAGTCGGTCGCGTTCTATCTCCCCGGTCGCGCGGTGGCGATCACCTTCGACGCGCGCGTCTACTTCCGTCTCGTCGGGACGGACACCACGCCGGTGCTCGTCGAACACGAACTCCCGGGCGTCGCGATCGGCCCGCGACTGCCCTTCGAGACGCCGGGGAGTGCTCCGTCTCCTGGGAGTGATTCTCACCCGGCGAGCGAGGCGTTTGCCCGGCTCGGACTGCCTGCTGGTGCGCCGCTCGCGGACGTTCGAGACGCCTACCGACAGAAAGTCAAGGAGGTCCATCCCGACCAGGGCGGCGACGAGGCCGCGTTCCGCCGCGTCCGGGAGGCGTACACGACGGCCAGACAGCACGCGACCGACTAG